AGCAGAAGGGGTGTAGCCGCTGCTATTAAAACCCCCTTATTAAGAAGCCATAGTTCCTCCGCAACCTAGTGAGGCTTTCTCCACATATAGCCTCTCTATAAGTTCGGTTTTCACCCTACCAAGGTGGTCTCCGGCTAGGGGAAACTGCGCCATTATAGTAGAAGAACTTCTTAGAGCACCTCTCCAGAAATGCCACTTCGCTAAAGTTAGAGCTAAAATAGAAAATTTTCCAGTAAATTCTCAAGTTTTGCTTGACGGGATCATACTCTAGGATGAATCTTTTTTGCTTTCCTGGAGTCTAAACTTATAGCACAATCGAGTAAAGCAAACTCATACTGAGTACGAATTTTCAGGAGTTTGTTGCCACTACTGGGTTAAATATTATGGAATCGGGTCCACCTGCATCCTAAAAGTTACGGGCACGAAGTTTCAAGCTAATTCATCACCTGTAGACAGAGGTTAGCCTCATCCTCTGAATTTTTACTTCTCTGACTTGAACGAGGTAGATTTCGTCAGGGAAGAGCTTGGTCATTGTGTCTAGTTGGCTGCCCGTTCCTACTTCAAGCTTTCATTTACCTTCTCTTTCGCCCCCAGTCTCTTTCTAGAATTCCGCAATCTCTACTTTTACTGAGTTCATCACAGATCCATGCCTACTGTTGATTCTAAAACAAAAACAAAAGCTGCTAGCCCCATGTTCACTGTTGACATGGTACGCACCTACCTACACGAGATTGGACGGGTGCCCCTGCTAACCCACGAGCAAGAAATTGTTTTTGGGAAGCAAGTCCAGCAAATGATGGCTCTGATAGAAACTAAGGAAAAGCTGGCGAAGAAGTTGCGTCAGGAACCAACTCAAGCTGAGTGGGCAGCACAAGCAAAGCTCAGCGAAGAAGAGTTAACCAAAACCTTGACTCAGGGCCGACGAGCTAAGCAAAAGATGATTGAGGCGAACCTGCGTTTAGTCGTGGCGATCGCGAAGAAATACCAGAAGCGTAACCTGGAGTTCCTGGATTTGATCCAAGAAGGCACCCTAGGTCTAGAGCGTGGTGTAGAGAAGTTTGACCCCACTCGTGGTTATAAGTTCTCAACCTATGCCTACTGGTGGATTCGCCAAGCCATTACTCGCGCGATCGCTCAGCAAGCCCGGACTATCCGCTTGCCCATCCACATCACCGAGAAGCTCAACAAGATCAAGAAGGTACAGCGTGAGCTAGCTCAGAAGTTAGGTCGGGCTGCTAGCCCCGCCGAAATTGGCGAAGCTCTAGAGCTAGAACCCGCTCAGATTCGGGAGTACCTGACCATGGCGCGTCAGCCTGTGTCTCTGGATCTACGGGTCGGTGACAATCAAGACACCGAACTGCAAGACCTCTTGGAAGACCAGGGGCCTTCACCTGAGCACAATATGACTCAGGATTTGCTCCGCCAAGACTTGCAAGATTTGCTGGCAGAACTCACTCCCCAACAGCGGGAAGTCTTAACCCTCCGCTTCGGCCTGAACGATGGCAAAGAGTTGTCTCTCGCCAAAGTCGGTGAACGCCTCAATATTAGTCGTGAGCGTGTACGCCAACTAGAGCACCAAGCCCTCAATCACTTGCGTCGTCGTCAGGAGACCGTACGTGAGTATCTGGCTAGCTAATCATCACTCTTAGGGATGCGATCGCTCGCGTCCCTATTTTTTATTTTTATGTATTGATAAGGTATTTAAAGTTTCCGAGAAGATATTGGCTCTGCAATCGGGAATCGGGAACTAAACCTTTGTAGAACTGAACAGTACCTTTAGCAACACCCTTTTGAGTGTTTCCTCATATCGTCCAGATACCTACCTCTAGGTAGCAATTAATTCTCCCATTTGATTGAACAGTTGCACAGGTATTCTGGGTTACGGTGTGAATATTGAGGTTTGTCGTTAAGTATTGATGGAGGAAACTACGGTGACTAATCCATACATCCGTTCTCTCTCGCCGTGGCGTACTCTGCAACGCATGACCCAGACAGGTTTAGGCATTTTGCTGCTAACGAGTCTCTCTGCTGGAGGGCTGCAAGCTACGATCGCCCAGCCAGCAGTGTCTAGCAAAAGTCCTGCTAAAAGCTCGGTTAACAGCAAGACCAGTGCTCTCGCAGACGGCACCTATCTGTATGGTGAGTCGCCAGAAGCAGAGCAGATTGGTAGTGCTTACATGGTCTTTCAAGTTACTCAGGGCGATGTGGTAGGTGCCTTCTACATGCCACGCTCGTCGTTTGATTGCTTCTCTGGCCGTTTCGAGCCAGGTAAATTAGCCCTAAACGTGGTTGATACTTACGAGCAAGCTACACATCCCTACGCGATCGCGCTTGAGCAAAACAGCACTGTGGCCTCTAATGGCACTCAACCCACGGTAGGCGAGATTGGCTTACAAGGCTTCCAGCGCTTAGCTAAGGTTAGTGACAATGACCAGCGCATCCTGAGTATGTGTCAGAGCAACTTCCAAAAAAATCAGGCTAAATAGAACATTTGCTCGCTAGCTCAGCTAAGGCTCGGTAGACTGGGGAAAGCCACGCTATAGATCTGGTTATGCCTCGCTTTCTCCACGTTGCTGACGTGCATTTAGGGCTCGATCGCTACGACACTCCCCAGCGCACCAAGGATTTCTTCTTAGCTTTTCGCGATGTGCTAGAGCGTTACGCCATTAATGAGCAAGTTGATTTTGTCCTAATCGCTGGAGACTTATTTGAGCATCGGCAGGTGTTGCCCGCAGTGCTGAACCAGGCCCAGGTTTGCTTTGAGATGCTGCGAGAAGCTGGCATTCCAGTCTTAGCGATCGAGGGCAACCATGACAACCGACCCTACGCCACTAAAACCAGTTGGCTGCGCTACATGGCTGACTGGGAATATGTAATTCTGCTAGAACCCAAGGAAGATGCGGAGGAGGGCGAAAACCTCTTTGATCCTTGGACTCCCGAAGCTAAAGCAGGGGGCTATATTGATTTACCCTGTGGAGTGCGAGTCTTAGGCTCTCGCTGGTATGGTGCCTCTGCTCCACAGATGATTGAGAAATTAGCCAATAGCATTCGGCAACTACCACCAGGACCCCCCCACACCGTCATGATGTTTCATCATGGTATGGATGGTCAAATTGCTCGTTACACAGGGGCCTTGAGGCTAGAGGCAGTAAATCCGTTGCGTCAAGCAGGAGTGGAGTATTTGGCGCTGGGGCATATCCATAAAAACTATGAGCTAGAAGGCTGGATTTTTAATCCTGGCTCCGTTGAGGCTAACAGTATTGCTGAGAACCTTCAGCAGAATGCGCGTGGTGTCTATCTCGTGGAGATTGATGAGACAGGAATTCGAGCGGAGCTGAAACAAGATTATTATCAGCGCCGGATGATTCGCCTCAGTCTGGAAGCGAACAAGCAACAAACGCAAGCCGAACTAGAGCAAGCCGCAATTGCTTACATTCAAGCCGCAGCAAAATCTGGCAAAACCCAAGAGGCGATCGTGGAAATGCGAATTCACGGTCAGGTCGGCTTCAACCGCTTGGATCTCAATGTACGCGATTTGCGGGACAAGCTCCATCAACTCAGTGAAGCACTAATCTTTTTGCTGAAATACGACGCGATCGGCACAGAATACGAAACGCCGATGATTGGCAACGGCGAGGAACCACCCCATCGAACTGCAATTGAGCTACAAGCCTACACCGATTTGTTGGCTGCGAATAATGCTTACCAAGATCAGGCAGGTGCGATCGCCAAAGGTTTAGTAGAACTAAAAGACTTAGTCCTCGACAGCCGCCCCGAAACCGAACTCTATGAACTTGCCCAACAACTATTAACGACTACAACAGACAGTCTAGTGAATGCTCTACAGCCCAGCACGCTGCTTGATGCTTCAGAAGTCATCTGAGGTGGCAGGGTGGGTACGCTAAAGACATCAGTTTGTCCTCAGGTTCAACATTAGGAAAGATACTTATGAACTTTACTCCGCAGCAAGCTTCAGCTGAGGGCTTTGTCGCGCCAAATCCTGGTTCTGCTACTGATAGAACGAATGTGATTGTTCCTGCAAACTATCTACGAATCAAAGACTTCTTACCTGTAGAAGAGCGCGATCAACTCTTCGAATACGTGTTGCAGCAGGAGCCAAATTTTGTGGCAGCCAGAGTTCAAGCAGCAGATCTAACTTATCGGCAAGCCAAAGTTCTCTACTCATTTCCACAATTCGCAGATGCAATGACATCTCTGGTGGAACTACTCCTACCCGATGTCTTGAGCCAACTAGGATTACCTTTATTCCCTATCTCTCGAATTGAAGCTCAGTTAACCGCTTATAACGATGGGAATTATTACATTACTCATAACGATAAAGATTCTCCTGAATCTGCAAGCCGACAAATTAGCTACATTTACTACTTTCATCAGAAACCTAAACCATTCTCAGGAGGTGAGTTACGCATATATGATTGCAAGTCTGAAGGGAATAAGTTTGTCGTAGCCGACTCTTTTCAGACGATTGAGCCGATTGACAATAGCATTGTCTTTTTTCAAAGCGGCTATGCCCATGAAATTCTTCCGATTCGCTGTCCATCCCAAGCTTTTGCAGATAGCCGATTTACCTTAAATGGTTGGGTACGCAGTGAGTCATAGGAGTAGAAAGTAGAAATTAACTATAATGCTTCTCGTTCTACACGAATTAGGTTTTCGGTGACGTTCTCAAAGGTGTCATCGTGGCTGATGATGAAGAGTTGATGGAAGGATTTGATGTTGGCGATCGCTTCAGCCAATTGCTCTCGTCGCGATCGATCCATATTAGTTGTGGGTTCGTCAAAGAAGGCAACATCAATATCTGCCAAAACCTTCAGTAAGGCGAGACGCACCGCCAGGGCTGCGCACATTTGCTCTCCCCCTGATAAGCTCCTGAATGTGCGCCAGTAGCCACCTTCTTGAATGCGGATTTCGTAGTCACCTGTCCACTCCAGAGCTACATTCTGACGGTTGATTAGTTCGCGGAAGAGTTTGTCAGCCTCGCGGGAAATCTCCTCGATGTAGAACTTGGTAATCCTTGGCCCTGCTTGGTTGTAGACTTGGCGAGCATCGCTGATAAACTGCTGCACTCGTTGCCGTTCTAACAAGTTAACTTGGGCCTGAATCCGCTGGTCTGCGATCGCTTGCAACTCTGCTAGCTGGTGCTCAATTTGATAGAGGAATTTCTGCTTTTGAGGCAACCCCCCCTCAATTTGATCTTTTTGGCTGCGAACAGCGTTGTAAGTGGCTTCAGCTTCTTGCAGATGTCGCGGGTCGTAGGTTTCTGCCAGTTGTGCTAACTGCGCCTGCACGATCGCTTGGTTGGTGGTTAAGGTGCTAAGTTGGGCGATCGCGGCCTCAAAATTTGCTTCTAGAGTCGGCAACTGCTCGGCATCTTTTTGATTTTGCAAGTACAAATCTCGCGCGGCCTGCTGCCTCACTTTTTGAGTTTTTTGCACTTCTATTTGGTCTGGCAGATCGACAAATTCTGCTAATTGAGCTTCTAGGTGAGTCACTGCTTGAGCAACTTCCATCTGAGCTTGCTGAGCTTGGTCGTATTGCATCTGCAATTGGGTTTGCTGCTGCAACTCCTGCTGGCGAAGTTGGCTACGGCCTCTCGGATTACCTAGAGCAGCAACTTCAGCGGCAACTTCCAGCTTTTGTTGTTGCAAGGTTGCTTGGTTCGCAAGTTGAGTTTGTAAATGTTGAAGTTTGGCTTGCAGTTCAGCTGTCTCTTGTTGCAAAGCCGTCTGTTTGCCCAGCAAAGTTTCTAGCCCAGCCAAGTGTGTGCGCTGTTGATAGGCTGTTTCCAGTTGGCGTTTTACTTCCCTTAGCTGTTGCTCTAGTTTGCTGGCAGAAACCTGCTCCGATAAATCGCCTAGGATTTGCTGCAAGTTTTCGAGAATTTCGTTGTTCAGGTCTACTCCTGCCTGAAGTGTGGCTAAAGCAGAGTCTACCGAGGCGGCGAGCAAAGGTACCGATCGCTGAAGTTCTTGCAAACCCGCGATCGCAGTGGCAGCATCACTCAAATAGCGATCGCGTTGAGTTTCTCCATGAGAGACGATCTGGCTGAGGTCAGCTTCAAACTGTTTGGCAGCGGCAATGCGGCTGAGCTGTTCTTGCAGGCGATCGCGCTGTTGCTCCCAGGTAGGAATTTGTCCCAAAACAGCCTCAAAGCTACGAATTCGCTCGATTTCTGGACCCAAATGTTCCAATTCACCTTTTAACTTGGCTAATTGCTTAGTGACGTTCTGCCGCTCTAACTCGGCGCTAAACAATTGTTGGAGTTGTTGGGCGATCGCTTCTTGGGCTTGCTCTAGCTCAGCTTGCTGCTGGATTAAGGGTTGCAGTTGCTCAATTTCTTGCTGGGCTGCGGTCAAGTTTTCGAGTTGCAGAGTCAGTTTAGTGAGCTTGGCTTGCGAGTTCTCCCAAGTCATTTGATAGCCTTGGCGCTGTTTCAGCAGAGCTTGCTGTTGTTTGCTTTGGCGATCCAGGGCTTGCAAGGCGGATTCTGCTTGCACAAAGGTTTGATAACCCGCTCGATTGGCTTCGCAGGTGGCTACTGCTTGCTTTGCCCGTTGGAGTGACTGCTCTAGCAACACATTGGTTTGGCGCTGTCCAGTCAATTGCACTTGCAAAGTCGAGAACTGAACTTCCAGTTGCTGGATTTGGTGTGATTGAGCGGTGAGGCGATCTTTTTGGTGCTGGAGTTGCTCCAGTTGGGTTTGGAGTTGCTGTAAAGCAGTCTTATCTTTGGTTACTTCTTGCTGCAAATCAGCCCGTTGAGTGTGCAGCAAATCCCAATCGCGCAGGTTCTCGGTATAGTACGCGATCGCCCGCTCTAGTTCTTGGACTTGCTGCTGAGCATATTTTTCTAGGTCTCGCGACTTTTCAAAAGCTTGTTTGTACTCATCCACGCGCAGGATGCGATCGAAGACTTTGCGCCGCTCGTCCGCCGCTTTCTTAAAGTCTTCGGTAAAGGTGCCTTGCGGAATGCCAATTGTGTCGGCAAACAATTTGGGCAAGTCAGTTTCTTTGGCAACGCCCAAATGCTCTTTCAGCCAGGGCAAGACATCACTGACATTCTTCAGGTCTAGCCGTTGGCGAATTTGTGGGTCAAAAATCTCATAGCCCTTGCTGGTACAACGCTGCACGCGATAAGTGCGCCCATCCCCTCTGGAAGTAAAGGTGACACTGACTTGAGCGCTGGCTGCACCCCGACGGATTAATTCTTCTTTGGTATAACTGGAGTAGTTAAACAGCGCCCAAGCGATCGCCTCTAAAATGCTGGTTTTGCCTGCCCCATTCTCTCCACAAATCGCGTTGGTTCCGGGCTGAAACTCAAAGTAGCGATCGCTGTGGGCTTTAAAGTTTTTGAGACTAATCGAAAGAATTTCCATAAACTCAATTCTAGAGTTTGAATTTCGGCTTGGACTTGCTCACGGAAAATTCAAACTCTAAAATCTAAAATTCGATTCCTGGTTGAGCTTTTACACCTTGTTCCTTGAAGGGGTGCTTCACCAAAGTCATTTCAGTCACTAGATCTGCCCGCTCAATCAAAGCCGCAGGCGCACCCCGTCCCGTCAGAATGACGTGAGAATCCTCTGGTTTCTGCTCCAGACCTGCTAAGACATCCTCGACCGCTAAATATCCCAGCTTTAGAGCAATATTCACTTCATCGAGCAGCACCAAGCGAAATTCTGGATTACGGATATAGGTTAAAGCGGTATTCCAAGCTTCCTGAGCTTTTTGGATGTCGCGATCGCGGTCTTGAGTCTCCCAGGTGAAGCCCTCACCCATCGCATGAAATTCCAGTTGCTCACCCCAATGGCTAAAAGCTGCTTTCTCCGCTGGCTCCCAAGCGCCTTTGATAAACTGCACGATTGCCACCTTGTAACCGTGACCGAGCGATCGCAGCACCATCCCCAAAGCAGCGGTAGTTTTACCCTTGCCGTTGCCCGTATTGACCACAATCAAGCCTTTTTCCAGCGATCGCTCAGCTAGGCGCTGTTCTTGCACTTCTTTGCGCCGTTGCATTTTCTGCCGATACTGGTCGTCTGTCAGGCCCGCTGCTTCGGGTGAAGCTGAGTCTGTAGCGGCTGAGGTGTCAAGATTTGGATTCATTGAACTAGTTATCCGAAAGGCTCTGTAGCGATCTTAAAGTCTAAGTCGAAGCTCGGTGGAACGGTTGCTAATTTAACGAACTTAATCGAAATCTCCCAAGCAGCCATCCCAAGGCTGCTCTTCTGAGCCTTCTGCTAAAGCTGCCATATCGCCGTTGTAGTGAGCGTTAATCGACATCGCTTTCTGTTGCAGTCGCTCTGGGACATAACGCAAATCTACAGGCAAACCATGAGCTACTAGGAACTCAGCTAATTGCTCAGGATGCAGGTAAACACCCTCGGCATGTAGCCGTTTCAGCATGTGACTAAAGCTATGCCAATGCTGCCGAGATGAAGAATGAGAAGTGGTGTGGTGCAATGCAGAAGGCAAGGCTGGAGGTGTAGGCATGGCATGACCTCAGAAACGGGCTGAGCAGTTAAATATGCCGTATTAGCTTTTTGATGAAGTTTTTTATGGCGTCGTCTCCAGTTTATCTTGTTTCTTCGCCTAATTTGCTTGACTAAAATAGAGCAGATATTGTAATGCTCAAGACGAAAAATCGTAAAGGAACGCCTTCAGGAGTGGCATACTCACCCAAGGGGTAGAGAAAGCCGTAAGAACCTGTACTTTGGGCAGGTCTGTTTGGGGAATCCCAGCAATTTCCGTACTTTTAATGAACTGATCTCAAACGTGGGTGTTAAACTGTAGCAGTTGGTGTTTGAGGTCGCGTATAAAGCCTTGAAACTCCTTTCCTTGGTCGGGTACCCGTGGAGACCACTTTGGTACCTGGAAATGAAATTGAAGCGGAAACGGCAGTGCGATCCCGCACTATCTTGGGCTGACCGTTGTGAAGCACCCAGTATGAGCTGATCGGCCTGTAACTACAAGGTTCGCGATTGCTAGTAGATACTCTTGCTGAGTCAGAGGATAAGCAATCCTATCTCTAGAAATAGTGGCGAACTGGGTCGATCGCGCTCCTTAGGTGGAGTCTTTTTGAATTAAATAGCTGGATTAATGGTTCTGATGTTTTCAGATTTATCAGAGCTTTTAGTCAAGGGATATTGATCTGTACGATGTCCTTTTTCATCTGGCCTAGGGAATTCTGTGCCTAGGTTTAGCTGATGCAGCAAACATAAGTTTTGAGTCTGTGGAGTTCTGCCACTACTGGACAGAGCGACAGAATCGAATCTCTTGGTTGTTTGGGTACCTACTCACCTAAGCTCCGCCAATTTCGTTGACCTAATCGGATCACATGACTTTGAAAGTTTCTTTCAAGGTTGCAGATAAGAAAACCTAGTGGCGTTTGAGTTGATTGAACTGGGCTTCCTAGCTCGTGTCATCAACGGCGATCGCATTAGGTAGCTGCGTGTCCATTTCTCCTCTTCTTTATGCTTTTTGTTCTTTTTGGAGCGTACAAATGTCGAAATTGCTCAGCCACAAAATCGCACCCGCCCCCATGCCTGCTGAAATCAGCGTCGTTGATTTAATCGACGGCTATTTCACCGCTTACAACTCCGCTCGCCTGCGCGAGATTTGTCACTTACTGAGCCAAGAAGTGATGCAGGAGGGCGTAACTGTTGGGGTGAGTTTGTCTGGCGCAATGACTCCAGCTGGGTTCGGAGTTTCAGTCCTGGCTCCCCTGATTCGGAATGGCTTTATTGACTGGATGATCAGCACGGGCGCTAATCTCTACCATGACATGCACTATGGTTTGGGGTTGAGCCTCTATTCCAGTAACCCCTTTTTGGATGACGTGAAACTGCGCCAAGAAGGCCGCATCCGAATTTACGATATTGTGTTTCACTACGATGTACTGCTGGAAACCGACGCCTTCATTCGCGAGATTTTGCGGGCTGAACCGTTCCAAAAGCGCATGGGTACGGCAGAATTTCACCATTTGCTGGGCAAGTATGTCCGAGAAGTGGAGAAACAACTCGGTGTACAAAATTCTTGCTTGTTGGCAACCGCCTACGAATGCGGCGTTCCCATCTACACTTCTTCTCCCGGAGACAGCTCGATTGGCATGAACGTAGCAGCTCTGGCGCTAGAAGGCTCCGAGTTGGTAATTGATCCTTCCTTGGATGTGAATGAAACCGCAGCGATCGCCTATGCCTCCAGGGAATCTGGCATCTCTGGCGTAGAGGGCAAGAGTGCAGCGGTAATCATTGGCGGTGGCAGTCCTAAGAACTTCCTCTTGCAAACGCAACCTCAACTGCATGAAGTGTTGGGTTTAGAGGAACGCGGCCACGACTACTTCATCCAAATCACGGATGCTCGCCCAGATACAGGTGGTCTTTCCGGGGCTACTCCTAGCGAAGCCGTGAGTTGGGGCAAAGTTGACCCGGATGAACTGCCCAGCACCATTGTTTGCTACACCGACAGCACGATCGCGCTACCCATCATGACCGCTTATGTCATCAACCAATGTGCGCCTCGTTCACTCAAGCGACTCTACGATCGCCGGGAAGAAATGCTGGCAAAACTGAAGGCTGACTACTTGGCAGCAAAAGCAGAATCGGCAACGGAGCGATCGCTGGTCGCCGTGGCTGAGACCATCAAGAGCGAAGCAGCCAAGCGCGAACCTGTGGCGACCTATCCTTGCGGCACTCCGATTCGCAAATAAACGTCACTTTTAAGTGAACGTCTTCACTCAAATTAGCTCCCCCTGACTTCGGTGAGGGGGATTTTTGTTGTCAGGGAAAAATAGCGATCGCTGTTTTAGCTCTGCTTCAGCAAGCACTTAAACAAAATCAAGATATAGTTCTGCCCAACTGACCCAAGAACGAGTATCGTTTTTGGAGGAGCCGTCCTGGTGATAGAAAGAGCTATGTCAGAATCCACGATTGAATCCATTCTTCAAGAAAAGCGCCTATTTCAGCCTGCGGCTGAGTTCTCTCAAAAAGCTCAGATCAAGAGCCTGGAAGACTACCAGCAACTCTACGATCGCGCCAAGGCTGACCCAGAAAAGTTTTGGGCCGAGCTAGCCGAGCAGGAATTGCACTGGTTTCAGAAGTGGGATCAAGTGCTGGATTGGCAGCCTCCCTTCGCCAAGTGGTTTGTGGGTGGCAAAATCAACATCTCTTATAACTGCCTCGATCGCCACTTGACCACCTGGCGACGCAACAAGGCCGCTTTGATTTGGGAAGGAGAACCGGGAGATTCACGCACGCTCACCTATGCCCAACTGCATCGAGAAGTGTGTCAGTTCGCCAATGCCCTGAAGCATTTAGGGGTGGAGAAGGGCGATCGCGTGGGTATCTACATGCCGATGATCCCGGAAGCAGCGATCGCGATGTTGGCTTGTGCGCGGATTGGCGCGGCTCACACGGTCGTGTTTGGTGGCTTTAGTGCTGAGGCATTACGCGATCGCTTGGTCGATGGTCAAGTCAAAGTAGTCGTCACAGCCGATGGTGGCTGGCGCAAAGACGCGATCGTGCCGCTGAAAACTCAAGTGGATAAAGCCTTAGCCGATGGTGCGGCTCCCAGTGTCGAGAATGTGCTGGTGGTGCGCCGAACTGGGCAAGACATCCCCATGCAACTCGGCGGTCGAGATCATTGGTGGCATGAGTTGCAGCCGCAAATGTCCGCCGATTGCCCCGCGGAACCGATGGAAAGCGAAGATTTGCTGTTTATCCTCTACACCTCAGGCAGTACAGGCAAACCGAAGGGCGTGGTGCATACCACAGGCGGCTACAACCTCTACACCCACATGACCACCAAGTGGATCTTTGATCTGCAAGACACAGATGTGTATTGGTGTACCGCTGATGTGGGCTGGATTACGGGACACAGCTACATTGTCTATGGCCCACTTTCCAACGGTGCCACGACGCTGATGTATGAAGGGGCACCCCGCGCCTCAAATCCTGGCTGCTTCTGGGATGTGATTCAAAAACATGGGGTCAATGTCTTTTATACCGCACCCACCGCGATTCGCGCCTTTATCAAGATGGGCGAAGACATACCGAAAGCACGGGATCTTTCCTCTTTGCGCTTGTTGGGCACTGTGGGAGAACCCATCAACCCCAAAGCTTGGATGTGGTACCACCGGGTGATTGGCGGTGAGCGCTGCCCCATTGTAGATACTTGGTGGCAAACCGAAACCGGGGGCATTATGATCACACCTCTGCCCGGTGCGATCGCCACTAAACCAGGCTCAGCGACCCTGCCTTTCCCTGGCATCTTGGCAGATGTAGTGAACCTAGAAGGCGAATCCGTCGGCACTAACCAGGGCGGCTACCTAGCAGTACGGCATCCCTGGCCCGGAATGATGCGGACGGTGTACGGCGATCCCGATCGCTTCCGCAAAACTTACTGGGAACACATCCCCCCCAAAGATGGCAAATACATCTACTTCGCAGGCGACGGTGCACGACGCGATGAAGATGGCTACTACTGGGTGATGGGCCGTGTCGATGACGTGATCAACGTAGCAGGGCACCGTCTAGGCACAATGGAGATTGAATCGGCATTGGTTTCACACCCTGCCGTGGCTGAAGCTGCGGTGGTCGGCAAACCCGATGAAGTCAAAGGGCAAGATATTGTGGCTTTCGTCACCTTAGAAGGGGGTCACACGGGCAGTGATGCTCTGAAAGCAGAACTAAAGCAACACGTGGGCCAAGAAATCGGCGCGATTGCCCGTCCCGGAGATATCCGCTTTGCCGATGCCCTCCCCAAGACGCGATCGGGCAAAATTATGCGGCGCTTGCTACGAGATCTCGCCAGTGGTAATGCCGTATCGGGAGATACTTCCACCCTGGAAGATCGCAACGTCCTAGAAGCCCTCCGGGATGAGGGTTAACTAGGATGACCTAACCCCCAGCCCCTTCCCTACAGG
This region of Trichocoleus desertorum NBK24 genomic DNA includes:
- the acs gene encoding acetate--CoA ligase codes for the protein MSESTIESILQEKRLFQPAAEFSQKAQIKSLEDYQQLYDRAKADPEKFWAELAEQELHWFQKWDQVLDWQPPFAKWFVGGKINISYNCLDRHLTTWRRNKAALIWEGEPGDSRTLTYAQLHREVCQFANALKHLGVEKGDRVGIYMPMIPEAAIAMLACARIGAAHTVVFGGFSAEALRDRLVDGQVKVVVTADGGWRKDAIVPLKTQVDKALADGAAPSVENVLVVRRTGQDIPMQLGGRDHWWHELQPQMSADCPAEPMESEDLLFILYTSGSTGKPKGVVHTTGGYNLYTHMTTKWIFDLQDTDVYWCTADVGWITGHSYIVYGPLSNGATTLMYEGAPRASNPGCFWDVIQKHGVNVFYTAPTAIRAFIKMGEDIPKARDLSSLRLLGTVGEPINPKAWMWYHRVIGGERCPIVDTWWQTETGGIMITPLPGAIATKPGSATLPFPGILADVVNLEGESVGTNQGGYLAVRHPWPGMMRTVYGDPDRFRKTYWEHIPPKDGKYIYFAGDGARRDEDGYYWVMGRVDDVINVAGHRLGTMEIESALVSHPAVAEAAVVGKPDEVKGQDIVAFVTLEGGHTGSDALKAELKQHVGQEIGAIARPGDIRFADALPKTRSGKIMRRLLRDLASGNAVSGDTSTLEDRNVLEALRDEG